Proteins encoded by one window of Pseudomonas sp. LS44:
- a CDS encoding phytanoyl-CoA dioxygenase family protein: MTTAVERDTSVGDFSSWGLTAWEFDDFHHHELPQRLQSGVNAQVVWDLRGAPPFAVALKDGRAYSYVVDGEVVRIEPGVHAQAACVVEFDERAWQNYVHELRTPSALVLAQSVRLLRGGMQEWDVWSPALQCMYSGRDIYDPAKPLLDAQGQPLDLRRSFTLDDSREEMSHYLRTAGYIVVRGAMRHRLEDIRGEIERIRSEATEGEIFSWWTNHLTSGQRFPYRLMFISEHSQLVRQLMNDDPTIAELVALSQRELVPLHDRGQGAMTVLKPFGVGAKLAPSIAANLGWHTDCGLGGCGITCPSINVGIHLDAANPESSQLWVLAGSHGRGVHHSTAIGVESPKAIPLDTEPGDITIHYSCVKHAGPPPTGPNVRRTLYLPFYSPDTLKLLGRFQSFEQILPGFGSGHIPSLDQVAKEQTAMNPM, encoded by the coding sequence ATGACAACTGCAGTTGAACGCGATACGTCTGTCGGTGATTTCAGCAGTTGGGGGCTGACGGCTTGGGAGTTTGACGATTTCCACCATCACGAATTACCGCAGCGCTTGCAGTCCGGCGTTAATGCTCAAGTGGTATGGGATCTGAGAGGCGCACCGCCTTTCGCTGTCGCTCTCAAAGATGGCAGGGCCTATAGCTATGTGGTGGACGGGGAGGTGGTGCGCATTGAGCCGGGTGTGCATGCGCAGGCTGCATGTGTCGTGGAGTTTGATGAGCGCGCCTGGCAGAACTATGTGCATGAACTCCGTACCCCCTCGGCACTGGTACTCGCGCAGTCAGTTCGATTGTTGCGCGGCGGCATGCAGGAGTGGGACGTCTGGTCACCGGCGCTGCAGTGCATGTATTCGGGGCGTGATATTTACGACCCCGCCAAGCCTCTGCTGGATGCCCAGGGACAACCGCTTGACCTGCGCCGCAGCTTTACCTTGGACGACAGTCGGGAGGAGATGTCGCACTACCTGCGCACTGCTGGCTATATCGTCGTGCGTGGGGCAATGCGCCACCGACTGGAGGACATTCGCGGCGAGATCGAGCGCATACGCAGCGAAGCCACGGAAGGAGAAATTTTCTCGTGGTGGACCAATCATCTGACTTCCGGTCAGCGCTTCCCGTATCGCCTGATGTTCATTTCGGAACATTCGCAACTGGTTCGTCAATTGATGAACGACGATCCCACGATTGCCGAACTGGTTGCTCTGAGCCAGCGCGAACTGGTACCGCTGCATGATCGGGGGCAAGGAGCCATGACGGTGCTCAAACCTTTCGGTGTCGGCGCTAAACTGGCGCCCAGCATTGCCGCTAATTTGGGCTGGCACACCGATTGCGGTTTGGGCGGATGCGGAATTACTTGCCCATCGATTAACGTCGGCATCCATCTGGATGCGGCAAACCCAGAAAGCTCCCAGCTCTGGGTGCTGGCTGGCTCCCACGGACGCGGCGTCCACCATTCCACAGCCATCGGCGTAGAAAGCCCTAAAGCGATTCCGCTCGATACCGAGCCTGGAGACATCACCATCCACTACTCGTGCGTAAAACATGCCGGCCCACCACCCACCGGGCCCAATGTGCGTCGCACACTGTATTTACCCTTCTACAGCCCGGACACGCTCAAACTGCTGGGACGCTTCCAGAGCTTTGAGCAAATCCTGCCGGGCTTTGGAAGCGGACACATTCCCAGCCTGGACCAAGTGGCCAAGGAACAGACCGCCATGAACCCCATGTAA
- a CDS encoding helix-turn-helix domain-containing protein: MIAVLETLAGEPESLSASEIARRLQLSTSTLSLILKTLHETGYVERLPDRSFRLGAGVLRLLQGVRQRYPLLGVANDVLGRLAEQCRCGCALAQVTSGRQEVVLTVGNTGELGISPGVQLPMDPPHGTLAMAWRTPKEVSVWLQQAEKSGAVVDTKVQLELLEHVRGLGYAVYGMRSNGSAMMAQFRDLLSAVQHAGSMEVLRRQLDKMALAVDAHLYTPQELDDSQSKSVSHIIAPVFGVDGQPHYLVSLHPMQDLVSASSLRQYVEELQHAAHALTSEIGGKIGTC; the protein is encoded by the coding sequence GTGATCGCCGTCCTTGAAACGCTCGCTGGCGAGCCAGAATCGCTAAGCGCCTCCGAAATCGCGCGCAGGCTGCAACTGAGCACATCGACCTTGTCGCTCATCCTCAAGACTCTGCACGAGACTGGTTATGTGGAGCGCTTGCCTGATCGGAGTTTTCGGCTGGGGGCTGGGGTCTTGCGCCTGCTTCAGGGGGTTCGACAGCGTTATCCATTGCTGGGGGTTGCCAACGATGTTTTGGGTCGTTTGGCCGAACAATGTCGATGCGGCTGTGCGCTAGCGCAGGTGACTAGCGGAAGGCAGGAAGTGGTTCTGACTGTAGGCAACACGGGAGAGCTAGGTATCAGTCCCGGCGTTCAATTACCGATGGATCCGCCTCATGGCACGCTAGCAATGGCCTGGCGTACGCCTAAAGAAGTCAGTGTGTGGCTGCAGCAGGCGGAAAAATCCGGGGCCGTTGTCGATACCAAGGTGCAGCTTGAGCTGCTCGAACATGTGCGGGGGCTGGGCTACGCGGTTTACGGGATGCGCAGCAATGGCAGTGCAATGATGGCGCAGTTTCGTGATCTGCTCAGTGCAGTTCAGCATGCCGGATCTATGGAGGTTTTACGTCGGCAGCTAGACAAAATGGCATTGGCTGTAGATGCACACTTATATACCCCCCAGGAGCTGGATGACTCCCAGTCGAAAAGTGTGAGTCACATCATTGCCCCAGTGTTTGGGGTCGATGGACAGCCGCACTACCTGGTGTCCTTACACCCTATGCAAGATTTGGTCTCTGCATCTTCATTACGACAATATGTCGAGGAACTGCAGCATGCTGCCCATGCGTTGACGTCGGAAATAGGCGGAAAAATCGGCACCTGCTAA